One Aegilops tauschii subsp. strangulata cultivar AL8/78 chromosome 7, Aet v6.0, whole genome shotgun sequence genomic window carries:
- the LOC141027176 gene encoding uncharacterized protein, with the protein MSTSSSVYFTDNSEPDDQLQLIIATQTLSTLQYRQFLSALTKFDLTDHIDSSPAQATSFWVLNDFMILSWYNAVVTPSTLVIVADRKDTTYSLWHSLRSTFRSNCATRITYLLNEFHSFTEGDLSIEYTPWLKNMADTLRDLGHRLKDRDLIHNMLRGLNKRL; encoded by the exons ATGAGCACTTCCTCCTCCGTCTATTTCACCGACAACTCGGAGCCCGATGATCAGTTACAGCTTATCATCGCCACCCAAACCCTATCCACCCTCCAG TACCGCCAGTTTCTCTCCGCCCTCACCAAGTTCGACCTCACCGACCACATCGATAGTTCGCCGGCACAGGCCACCTCCTTCTGGGTCCTCAACGACTTCATGATCCTCTCCTGGTATAATGCCGTTGTGACGCCGTCGACGTTGGTGATCGTTGCCGACCGCAAGGATACGACGTATTCCCTCTGGCATTCACTTCGCTCGACCTTCCGTAGTAATTGCGCCACCCGGATCACCTACCTCCTCAATGAGTTCCATAGCTTCACCGAGGGTGACCTCTCTATCGAGTACACACCCTGGCTCAAGAACATGGCGGACACCCTCCGGGACCTCGGCCATCGCCTCAAGGACCGTGACCTCATCCACAACATGCTTCGTGGCCTCAACAAGCGCCTCTAG